The following coding sequences lie in one Syngnathus scovelli strain Florida chromosome 1, RoL_Ssco_1.2, whole genome shotgun sequence genomic window:
- the LOC137840558 gene encoding general transcription factor II-I repeat domain-containing protein 2B-like yields MRSMKGTTTGSDLFMEVNACMDTLGLKWDSLAVVTTDACPNLTGKNVGLLKRMQDKVAEIDTDQELIFLHCIIHEHMLCKSVLKMNHVIDVVTNIVSFIRARALNHRQFVALLEDHESQHSDISYHTPVRWLSLGKVLKKVWDLKTEIREFCETKGKDIPELSDEDWMADFALAVDVTALMNDLNTKLQGRGLFVHEMHTLVKACMKKMLFLSSQLESNNLTHMQTLKEVTPSADHFRRYSFMLGALHCEFSRRFEDLRTIEDEMHMISSPFTCSVDNAPSDVQLELIDLQSDAVLAELFKSGSLLDFYSSLKENFPNMKRHAQKMLVLFGSTYICEQTFSMMKFMKSRYRSSLTDDHLSAVLRISTSDIQPDFDALVKAQQRLDFSH; encoded by the coding sequence ATGCGGTCAATGAAAGGAACAACTACAGGGAGCGATCTCTTCATGGAGGTGAATGCGTGCATGGACACACTGGGACTGAAATGGGACAGTCTGGCAGTTGTCACAACGGACGCTTGTCCAAATCTTACAGGGAAAAATGTGGGACTTTTAAAACGTATGCAAGATAAAGTGGCTGAAATCGACACAGATCAGGAATTAATATTTTTGCATTGTATTATACACGAACATATGTTGTGCAAGTCAGTGCTAAAAATGAACCATGTTATTGATGTTGTTACTAACATCGTAAGCTTCATCAGGGCACGGGCATTGAATCACAGACAGTTTGTCGCACTTTTGGAGGACCATGAGTCTCAGCATAGTGACATCAGCTACCACACACCTGTCAGATGGCTCAGCCTGGGCAAAGTGCTAAAAAAAGTTTGGGACCTGAAAACAGAGATTCGAGAGTTTTGTGAGACGAAAGGCAAAGACATCCCAGAGCTCTCAGATGAGGACTGGATGGCAGATTTTGCATTAGCTGTTGATGTGACCGCACTGATGAATGACCTGAATACCAAACTGCAAGGCAGGGGCCTTTTTGTTCATGAAATGCACACCCTGGTGAAGGCttgcatgaaaaaaatgctgtttcTTTCAAGCCAACTGGAGAGCAACAATCTCACTCACATGCAAACCCTAAAAGAAGTCACACCATCAGCCGATCACTTCCGCAGGTACTCATTCATGTTAGGAGCATTGCATTGTGAGTTTTCAAGGAGATTTGAAGATCTCAGAACAATCGAGGATGAAATGCACATGATTTCCTCTCCCTTTACCTGCAGTGTGGATAATGCACCCAGTGATGTTCAGCTGGAACTCATTGACCTGCAGTCTGATGCAGTACTGGCAGAGCTCTTTAAATCAGGATCTCTGCTGGATTTCTACTCTTCTCTCAAGGAGAACTTTCCAAACATGAAGAGACATGCTCAGAAGATGTTGGTTCTCTTTGGCTCTACCTACATATGTGAACAAACATTTTCAATGATGAAGTTCATGAAATCCAGGTACAGATCATCTCTCACTGACGATCATCTGTCAGCTGTGCTTCGCATCTCCACCTCAGACATTCAACCTGATTTTGATGCACTCGTTAAAGCCCAGCAGAGACTAGATTTCTCTCACTGA